One Sebastes umbrosus isolate fSebUmb1 chromosome 6, fSebUmb1.pri, whole genome shotgun sequence DNA window includes the following coding sequences:
- the dnase1l1 gene encoding deoxyribonuclease-1-like 1, whose protein sequence is MRSSSLLLLSFLVGLCDVQGASEFRVCAFNLQHFGESKSKNSHVMYILAKIITRCDVCLLQEVRDSKEVAVPQLLKRLNSYDTEHEYEAVASERLGRTTYQEQYVFVYRTGTVTVTGKYQYPDTRPGDVDAFSREPFVVRFKAPKTVIKEFVLIPQHTTPTNTTKELDALYDVLQDMKKMFKTENVMLLGDFNADCGYLAKKNRKFVRLITDKNLIWLIPEKTDTTVRESTSCTYDRIVVNGERFVKAIVPSSAKPFNFQKEYKLTEEKALEVSDHYSVEVLLKEIAPRSSFNGGTSPFLSWFVLSYVVFQMLML, encoded by the exons ATGAGgtcctcttccctcctcctaCTCTCCTTCCTCGTGGGTTTGTGTGACGTTCAAGGGGCTTCAGAGTTTAGAGTCTGTGCCTTCAACCTCCAACACTTTGGGGAATCCAAGTCCAAGAATAGCCATGTCATGTATATTCTTGCCAAG ATCATCACTCGCTGTGACGTGTGTTTGCTCCAGGAAGTGAGAGACTCTAAAGAAGTAGCTGTACCACAGCTGCTTAAACGCCTTAACAg CTATGACACTGAGCATGAGTATGAAGCTGTGGCCAGTGAGAGACTGGGCAGGACTACCTACCAGGAGcagtatgtgtttgtttacag AACCGGTACAGTGACAGTCACGGGTAAGTATCAGTACCCCGATACTCGACCAGGAGATGTTGATGCTTTCTCCAGAGAGCCTTTTGTTGTCCGCTTCAAAGCCCCCAAGACAG TTATAAAGGAGTTTGTCCTCATACCTCAGCACACCACTCCAACCAACACCACTAAAGAGCTCGATGCACTGTATGATGTTTTGCAAGATATGAAGAAGATGTTTAAAACTGAG AATGTGATGCTTCTTGGGGACTTCAACGCCGACTGCGGCTACCTTGCTAAGAAGAACAGGAAGTTTGTGCGCCTGATCACAGACAAGAACCTCATCTGGCTCATTCCAGAAAAGACTGACACCACTGTGCGAGAGTCCACTTCCTGCACCTACGACAG GATCGTTGTGAACGGGGAACGGTTTGTCAAAGCGATTGTGCCTTCTTCAGCCAAACCATTTAACTTCCAAAAGGAATACaaactcacagaggaaaag GCGCTGGAGGTGAGTGACCATTACTCAGTGGAGGTCTTGCTGAAGGAAATTGCCCCAAGATCCTCTTTCAATGGTGGCACTTCCCCTTTCCTGTCTTGGTTTGTCCTCAGCTACGTTGTCTTCCAAATGTTAATGTTGtag
- the rpl10 gene encoding 60S ribosomal protein L10, whose translation MGRRPARCYRYCKNKPYPKSRFCRGVPDPKIRIFDLGRKKAKVDEFPLCGHMVSDEYEQLSSEALEAARICANKYMVKTCGKDGFHIRMRLHPFHVIRINKMLSCAGADRLQTGMRGAFGKPQGTVARVHIGQVIMSVRTKAGNKEHVVEALRRAKFKFPGRQKIHISKKYGFTKFNATDFDEMMAEKRLISDGCGVKYIPSSGPLTRWKALHTN comes from the exons ATGGGCCGGCGACCAGCCCGATG CTACCGTTACTGCAAGAACAAGCCCTACCCCAAATCCCGCTTCTGCAGGGGTGTGCCTG ATCCCAAGATCAGGATCTTCGACCTGGGCAGGAAGAAGGCCAAGGTAGATGAGTTCCCCCTGTGTGGTCACATGGTCTCCGATGAGTACGAGCAGCTGTCTTCTGAAG CTCTGGAGGCTGCCCGTATCTGTGCTAACAAGTACATGGTGAAGACCTGCGGCAAGGATGGTTTCCACATCCGCATGCGTCTGCATCCCTTCCACGTAATCCGCATCAACAAAATGTTGTCCTGTGCTGGAGCTGATAG GCTCCAGACTGGAATGCGAGGTGCTTTTGGTAAACCCCAGGGCACCGTGGCCCGTGTGCACATTGGTCAGGTGATCATGTCTGTGCGAACCAAGGCCGGGAACAAGGAGCACGTGGTGGAGGCACTGCGTAGAGCCAAGTTCAAGTTCCCTGGACGCCAGAAG ATCCATATTTCCAAGAAGTACGGCTTCACCAAGTTCAACGCCACCGACTTTGATGAGATGATGGCAGAGAAGCGTCTGATTTCAGATGGCTGTGGGGTGAAGTACATCCCCAGCAGCGGCCCTCTGACCCGCTGGAAGGCCCTGCACACCAACTAG